agtgcaagtggagtagtgcaaggcagccattgtgggtccaaagtccaggatgttatgtagctgagggtggaggggggagaggggagagagagatcagctTCATTGACCCAGTTAAAGCTGAGAATAGCTAAATGAAGCCAGTTCTGTACCCAAGATGCATCAGAGGTAGAACTCAGAGTCCATTTGATGCATTTCTTTCTGTTCACTGTCATGTCTGCCTGTGGTTATAGTACTGTGCTTGTTCAGGTATGAGCTAAGGCTTGGGGTTTGTGTAAAGGTTGGGTTGTGATTAGTTGACAGTTACTTGACAGATACTTTGCCCAAATACCCCAAacatatatgtttatttttatttttattttgaaaaaagaaaaaacttaAACACAGGGGTATCAAAATGAGGGTCTTTGTTTTCTGTTGGCACCCActcaggttctctctctctctctgattaaaAAGTCACTTCCTGTTTCACAGTGGCCGAGAAGACCAAGGAGCAGGCATCGCAGCTCGGCGGCGCCGTAATGTCAGGCGCCGGGAACATCGCCGCAGCCACTGGCCTCGTGAAGAAAGACGAATTCCCCTCCGACATGAATGTAGGTTCCGCTCTCATTCCCCACTTTCCTCtctaaaaatagacacagacatgccaggtgtgtggggttgtttttgGATCTGTACAGGGAATCCGGAGTTGTTGTTTTTCTCACTGGAGTTGTTCTCACTTCTCACCGGAGGTCTGTGCATCTTTTTCAGGACCATTTTTTGGTCGAATGGGTCAATTTTTATGATGCAATTGTGCAACCATCCAATTACCAGGGAATGAATCTCCAGCAGAAATCATCCCAGGTGTCCGAGCAGAGCGCTGCTTGCCCTCTGTGCACAGGCCTTGCATCAGTGGCCCAGTGACAAGCAATGGGACAGATTGCTCCAGAGGGAGTATCACAGCCTCTCAACTCCTTTGTGATGTTTGCTCCTCTCCCCTGCGACCTTGCACAATGTCACTGGGCCTAACATAAGCAATTAAAAAGCACCGGAGCATAGTTGAGGGGGGTTGGCGCTGTATTTGGTGTTAGATTGTGGCTTTAACACCCTAGAATGTCTCTGCTAAGACTTTTTTCATGTGTCTCATGAAAAGCAGGTTTTTGGTGGCTATAGATGTGATTGAATCACACCACATAGCCCCTGCTGTTACACATAGTCTTATATGCATGTATAGGCATACAACACACaggcccacacaaacacaacaccctACACATAAAGCCACAAATGGTGCATTAATGCACAAAGAAGCACACCCGCATAACATACATTGTGTGACTGACCGGATGGCAAGTTTGTCAAATAACTGATATAACTCCAATAATTGAGAGATTCATCTGTAGATGCATGTAGTAAATGCATCTGTGTACAGATGGAGTCAGCACAACAGTTCTCTTTACGAGACGTTTACAAAATCGCTATGCTTATGACATTGTACAGAAGAGCACAAAATGCCCTCAAAACATTTCTTCAATATATCTAGTGCAGCAACACTTTTAGTGCAATGTCCCTTCCTCGTCTTGTTTGGGAAGACTGctcagagtgagagaaggaaaaaagctCAATGTCTTAGATGTGTTCAGCCTTATTGATCTGGTGTTGGGTGATGCAGCCGCCTCACATTAGAAATAGGAGCATCACCTGAAAagtcactttaaaaaaaaaaaaaaaaaaaaaaaaaaacccacaagaTTTGGATTTCTGTTGCAAGCGCCTAGAAACCTTCCTTAAAACTGCAGGCACTGATTTATCCAATTGTATGCAATTTGCAGggtttattatatatttttgagGCTGTAAAAATAAATCTTTCATATCTGAATTACTGCCCTGGGCGTAGATATTGGCACAGCATTGCACCTGATCAGGTCATTTGTCAAATTTGGGAAATATTAGGAGAGAATTTTAGATGATATTAATGAAATCACCCGAGTTAAGCTCCAATTAGATGTCAGATTTATCTTATTAGGACACGATTCAATATTAGAGCTCAAACATGATCTGAAACCAGGATTGATGATGGCGACCCCACCAGCCAGACACTGTTTAACTGCTCTATGGAAATCAGCTGGACCTCTTAAGTTCACCATGTGGTTCAGAAAAATATAATCGTCTGTACCTCTAGAGAGTATAACGCTTAATTCAGAAAAAGAAGCCACCTGCTCATAATTAGCACAGGGGAAGAACTTCACTGAGCTTACAAATGGAGTTGGAAACAGACTGGCACAGGATGAGATGCCCATTAAGCTGTGTAGTCTCCGCTTAAGAAGCTGCTGATCACTCTTGCTTTGCTCTGTGTTTGGTATGTGTTGTTATGTGGTGGTGTTTTGCAACAGCTGTTAGCTGGAGTTTTTTTTGTGGTAAAGATAGCAGTACTTTGATGCTCTGcctgggtggatgggtgggccAGTGACCGTGGCAACAGGGCTGTAATTGGTAGGGACACTGTGTTCTCGGTGGCGGGGGGATTTCACGTTTAACATTGCAGTGCGCAACTGCATTtagttttgtgtttttataCTGTTTCATCAGGAAACATATAGAAGGAAAACAGCATCAGTAAACATACTGAAAATATGGTCACCCGCTCACTTTAAAACTACTGTTTAAATACAGTATACTTAACCTGGAGTGAGTTATAAGAGATATTAATGCTTAGTAATGATCATGTAGATATTACCACCTGTTATATAACTTGATGCCTAACCCTTACCCTAACCAAAATAACACCCTGTAACAGCACAGACTTACATAAGtataaatatacatttattaaGCATTAAGTACATACTATCTAAGGCTACTTAAGAAAAGTGTAACAGAAAATGGTGTCAGGGCTGTTAGCCAGAAGTCTCCCCTCCCACTAGGCTGTATGACTCCCctgttgttgttctcttgtGTTGACTCAGTAATCTCATAAATCGCTTAGACAGAGACTTAAGCTAAGGAGCTTCCACTGGCTGCAGGTTTTGCAGCATTTACACTCATAGGTGTTCAGAGGTAAACAGAAATAATGCATTTGCTTACAAGCTGTGATGGCAGACGAAAGAGGCCATTGCCTTCAGATAATAGAGGAGTTTAATCGAACATGTCAGCAGGCATACTGTGGTTGGCTATCCTCTTTAGGGTGTCACCCCAGCCATCCACACTCTGGCAGCAAGAAACCATTCTAACACCTAGAGTCTCAAAACCATCGTTTTGCAAAGCCAAGCGCTAGCTAGCATCATTTAATGATTCGAACGGCTGCAAACTAAACTGTGTGAATGGATTGTGAGGCCAAATCCATATACAATGCCGTGGGATTACAACCTGTTCCAGCACGGCCTAATTGACATGATTAGTggagtttaaaaataaatgccGCAGCCACGAGCCTTCAGCTCGGCTCATATTCTAGGTAACAgggcttcctcctcttcctcctctccctcccttttgtCTGCACCTGTTGGACACAAAAGAGGAAGCTGAAACCGAGATGAGGTGTCGTCATTGTGGGATGTTACAGTTTCCATCAGAATTTCATGAGTTATCTTTGTAACCGTGAGCTGAGGCAGATGAGTATCTGTGTCTTGCACTGTTCTCGGCTGTTCTCGACTGGTCTGTACTCACGTGCATAGGGAGAAGCAGCAGTGCAAGTGGCACGTTAAAGCGCTTCTTTTAAAGTGCTTTTGCCCGAGGCACtggggttggaaaaaaaatgcAATGCAGTGTGTGACAGTTATGCTCATGTGCACATTATTatccagaatgtgtgtgtgtgtgtgtgtgtgtgtgtgtgtgtgtgtgtttcggtgtgtgttcggtgtgtgtgtgtgtgtggtgtgtgtgtgtgtgtgtgtgtgtacatgttctGGCCTTGTGAATGTTTGCTCTGTCAGAGAGCAAAAGCTTTTGTGTGCTTGTTCTGAGAGTCTGTTACATTTATAAGTggttgcctgcatgtgtgtgtgtgtgtgtgtgtgtgtgtgtgtgtgtgtgtgtgtgtgtgtgtgtgtgtgtgtgtgtgtgtgtgggggggggggggggtgcaggagtgtgtggctcactatgtatgtaaaataaaaaagagagaattaGATGTGTGTATTACGGTTGTGTTTTTGCACCAGTCCGTATCTCTGCCTCGCGTCCTTATCTCTGCCCCATCTCATGTGCGCACTCCGCGTCTCTGTGCCTGCACTGCACTATGTCTATGGGAAGTCCAGGGAATGAGGCCTGTGGTGAATGGTGTGGATGAGAACTGAggtgtgtcctctctctcccgcaGCCGGAGTTCGGTCAGGAGGCCACCGAGGAGCCAGCAAGGGAGCAGCTCATGGAGCCTGAGGGGCAGACATACGACGAGACTCAACAGGTGTGATGCAGCaacaactacaacacacacacacacacacacacacacacacacacacacacaaatacagacacaaatacagacacacacacacatacacacacacacaaacacacacacacacacacacacacacacacacaacacacacacaaatacagacacaaatacacacacacacacacacacacacacacacacacacacacacacacacacacacaaaaacacacacacacacacacacagacacacacacacacacacacacacacacacacacagacacacacacacacacacacacacacacacacacacacacacacacacacacacacacacacacacacacacacagagacacacacaccgcattatCACTGGATAGCCTACAAAACTGACATAAGTTTTGATGGCTATGGAGCTCTATGCCAGCATCATCAGGGAAAATAGATGAGATGATTAGATCAGAAGTGAATGACCATTGAGGGTTTTCTACCCACAGTGAAAGGAGATTCTTTATTGAAATCGAACAGACTACCCGACTGGCATGCTTGGAATGAAGGtggtccagatagggacaacacagtttgtgttgtttcctttttttatttgttacacatgtgttgaaaataacacaacttgggggcgctgtggcgcagcaggctacagcgcccgtaccacatacgggtccaagtgcccacggggacccaggttcgaatccaaccagcggtcatgtcccgatcccaccccgtctctctctcccacttgcttcctgtcactctccactgtcctgtgcaaataaaataaaagccccaaaaatataattaaaaaaataaaaataaataaaaactaacACAACCTATGTTGTTTTTtagcacatctctgtgtccagatagggacaacacatttgttttaagagtgtattcCTTGGTAACCTTAATGTGTACGGAAATATCTGTGTTGCATGAATGCAGACATTTTGGAGCATACTGAAGTCCTTAAATCTTTCTTACCTCCACCAAGGAGGTTGTTTTTTGTTCGGGACAGACTGTCAGTGAAGGATTGCACCAAAAATACCAAAATGATTTTCACAAGACTTTGTGGAAAGGCACTAAATGGGCCAAGGACGAACACGTTCAATTTTAGAGCAGATGGCCATGTGAATTTACAGCATATTCAATTTTTCCTTGGACTAGGACTGCTCTCTCCAGCTAATTTATTGTCCTCAGAAGCGCTGTCTAAGCAAACATTTTTCAAATATATTTGAGGGTAATACTTGgctatgttttgttttccaagttCAAGTTACAAACTTGTAGTTGAAACTGCAGGTTTCAAATGATGACATCCTCTTGGTAGGGTCAGGGACTGTTTCACTTTCTTTCAGGAGTCTTTTCCACTCTTTTGTAGCAGAATAAAAAAAGCTGAACACATTTAATTTGGTGATGTCATGTGACACAATTGTTCTTCCTATAAAGACAGGGACTAGTGCCCTAAATAAAGATGTAAATATTCTCAATGGTGTGGAtgtagcaactttgttggttgcaatgcaatttccaattgccaaccaactaaattgctaacaggttagcaactatggttttgggaaacgcaccccatgTTTGGTAGTTTCAACATAAACATGACTTGATATCAGTTGTGATGATGATGTTAATaataagaaataaataaatgtttaacttaacttagtttgaATCGGTGAACCAGACCTGAAATGCACATTTGAGGTCCTGCAGAAGATCTTTCTAAATCTGGGTGAGCAAAGACAAGCCGTGATCATCAAAGCCACAGTTTCTCAAAAGCAAGGTTCTTGAGAAAATGTATACTACGCTAATGTATGCTCTACACTGAATCTCCTTCTCAGTATTTCAACAGATGACCTTCCCTCTTGAGGCATTgcaaaaataggcctactgctggTGTAGGACATGCAATAATCAATAATCAGATGACAAATTCCACTGCTGGCATCTGATAACCACAAAATAGCATCCGTTGTAATCAGTCatttcattatttaattgtaGGATGCAGGTTGCTTGTTGTTTGCTTGTTGTTTGTTCATTTCcgttcattttgtttttaacaACAAATTACCAAATTTACATGGACCAATACAGAGAACCTCACATTGATGGATAAAAACAAAATCCATTCGTTCAAATGGGTAATTGTGGGTTTTTGTTTCATTTGCACCCCAAATCAGCAGTACTTGCCCCCTTTTGTCTTATGCATCTCACTCTCCAAACAATGTCTCTGTGTCTGGTTGTTGGGGTGTGGTGATGATTCTTCTTCTAGGGCACAGATGCATTGTGGGTAGGTGCAGAGTGGCCTCTCCCTGCTTCCCTGTAAACATGGATTCTGTTGGAGCTTGGTGACGGACTATTGGCCAAACTCTATTACTGTAACAGCGAGCTGGCCTTGTGAGGCATGTGACATGTGAAAGatgtctcccctctctctctctctctctctctctctctctctctctctctctctctctctctctctctctctccttttttctctctcttccctctgccccccccccatccaccTTTTTCTTTGAGTGTCCCCCGGGGGAGGGAGGCAAGAGGCAGCTGTATTGAAAGGACACTCAGTGACTCGGTCGTGATGATCTGGGTGGCTCGCTGGTTGACTGATCTTGGCTGATTGGCTACcactgccctctgctggtcACAAGAGACACTGACATGATTTGTGTCTTTAGTATAGTTTAGAATTAGGGTGATAAACAAGGAGAGATATTGCACGGAAAATTATCACTGTCATTACATACCAGGATGCATATTTACAAAGCTGGGTAATGAGACAGTACTGATGTAAATTCCATATTAGGCATGCTAAGATTAATTAAAGAAAGACACAATTTGTATGCATTTGTAGTAACAtacatgtattatattatactaaATTATAGATTTAGTTAGTTAATTATGGAATTCCCATATTCTCTTCATGTCTCCTGGTAATCTTCACGACCTCCAACAAACCATTTTCTCAGACATTCAGTCATGCACTACAGTGTGTAAATAATGTCCAGCTGTGGAAACAGATCACTGGTGGTGGTTTTGCAAATGAAGGCTTGAAACAAGCTGGTGGTCTTCTGCATCTTTTCATTTAAATCAGTGATTTAGTTTGATTTATCATTTAATTAATTTCTTCTCTGTTTAATTCCTACAACACTGTCCACATTTTAAATACTAGGCATTTAAAATGGGATTGATAGCAAATTGAATTGCACTCTAAAACAAGTTTATTATAGAAAAGTAGATGTTATCATAAATATACCAAACTTGCATGGTAATGTACAGTTTATTACCTTATCGGAGTATGTTGAGATtctgcaagttttttttttctgtccttcTGTTAAAATGTATTAGGCAGTGATGACATTGACCAGCGGCAAGTGGCAGATTTCCTGTTGTTTGCCATGGTTCGCCAGCGGAATCATGCTGCACCACTTTAacactagcgttgaacaagctgagcattTAACTTTGTAAAGCTTATACAGTAACAGTGTGTGGGCCTTCTGTTGTTTGACTTTCTGTTTTGCCTCAGTGCCTGTGTGTAGGTTGTGTATGCTCTTGCCGCTCTATTTAAAGTATTCCAAATATCCCATAGAGAAGCTCACTCCTGAATGGATTGGCCAGATTGGTTCTGGTTCTCATTGGCCGGATTGATTctggctctgattggccacATTGGTTCAGGTTGATGAGAATGATGCTGGTTGATGAGAACGGTGCTGGTTATGGTCCAGTTCATGTCCAGATTCATTCCATGTCATCTGTGGTGGTCTGAATATTCTatgaacatttttttaaatgttaagaCAGTGAAGTGTTTGACAGAGAGGTAAACAACAGCTGGGCTGCTCAGGTGCACTAGAAAGAAGACGCAGGAACATGGAAGACAATGTTACAGACTCCAATCaagttattttatttcattaaagAGTCCAACTTGTTGACTTAGCATCTTGATCTGGGTCATTCATTACAAATACATTGTGTGTCATATCCAGTATGGACGTAGGCCACTTTACAGTGAAGCATTACCTGTTTACCTGAAATAAAAGAAAAGTAAAACCCAATATGTACTGCTTGCATATAATGTTAATGCAGTTCTTATAATTCCTAAGCTCTGTtcttgtatgtttgttttcagGAGCAGACCCAGGACTACGAGCCTGAGGCTTAAGCTGACCATTCCAGTGTCCAGCCAGCAGCACAATAAAGGTTTATATCAATACCAAGGACAAATGCTGACCCCATCACAATAACCCCGGTTGCAAAAAAACCCAACAAAATCCAAGAGCAAAACACCCACAAAAATATCAAACATTCCTGCGAGAAAAAAAAGTTCTTCCTTACAGAAAATACTTTTATTATGATCTATTGTAAATGTCATGGTATTTCTGTAACGTGTTGGGTGTAGTTTTATTATCAACATGGGTGACTCTGTCTCATTCCCTTGACTCCCTCCCAAAGAAATGAGACCCGAGGCCCATTTGTGAATCTTTGTACTTGTGTCTCTGTATTTCTATATTTGTGTGATAGATGTTTCGGATCTTCCAATACAGATATTGGGGGAGAAAAATTCTTCGGGTAAATGTATACAAAAGCAACAGTATGCTATAGCTGTGTACAATGCCTGTTTGTGTATTCTCTTTTTTCATTTACTATTGAAGCAATTTGTTGATTTTACTGTTTTTCAAGTAAGAGTTTTATACATTGTACCTTTATAGTTGCTTGTGATATCATTTCAGTGAGGTATCTGTCGGACTTGGGCAACTTGTacatgtttgtgcgtgcgttgcgtgtgtgtgtgtgtatgtgaggtgtgTTGGTGAAATGACAATTTAACAAGTCAAGTCTAAATGTGTCTCAAGCTCTCAGTGGATGTCAGTATGTGCTTTACAAAGCTGGAAATGTCGGTATCAAGATTTCTGTGTCAAGCAAGACATGCAAATCCTCTGTAAATAaagaagatataaaaaaaaaaagatgtggtCGTCCTTTTGGCCATCCTTCACCCACGACTTTAGTCCCCTATGATGCTGCCATTCTGTCCGGCTCTCTTCTGCTCCTAGCTGAATAAACTGTCTGATTGGGAAGGACAGGAGCCTAACAGCTTTCCCCTCACAGTCAACTCTATCACAGGCCCCCGCCCCTCACTCAGGATGTCTGAGCGCTCGATCCTGAATGAAAGGGATGCTCTCCAAACTGCAGATGTTTGCAGA
The Alosa alosa isolate M-15738 ecotype Scorff River chromosome 21, AALO_Geno_1.1, whole genome shotgun sequence genome window above contains:
- the sncb gene encoding beta-synuclein, yielding MDVFMKGLAKAKEAMDVAAEKTKEGVAVATEKTKEGVMFVGNKTATVAEKTKEQASQLGGAVMSGAGNIAAATGLVKKDEFPSDMNPEFGQEATEEPAREQLMEPEGQTYDETQQEQTQDYEPEA